The Pirellulales bacterium genomic sequence GTTTTCCAGCATTCCGCCGGCGGCTCCAGTCTCCCATCGCCCGCCAATGAATTGCCTCATCGTGGGTGGCAGCACCTTCGTCGTGGCCATAAAACGACATCCGCCTTTCGGAATCCGAGAGCTGAGAACCGAATCGACCGATCGCCAATCGACCACTTAAACTTACGCCGAAATCGGTCGAGCCGACAAGGCGGAAATCGCGGTGACATAAGCCATTACGGCCCAATCGGTTCGACTGCATGATCGGCGAAATATCTCGATACATCCAACCGGACGCGGGAATCACCGTCCGGCTCGCCGACCGAAGTTTCAGATCTGAGGCTTAGGATCTGACGTAGTTGGCTTCAAATCGCGCGGGCGGAGCCAACGCATGATGGCTTCGCCGAGAATCAGCATCACTGCGCCGATCATGAACAGCGTGAAGAAAAGGTTCAGACCGCCTCGAAGCGCTTGCGAAAGGTTCTGATGGTCCGATCCGAGACCGGCGATGATGTCGTGGAGGAAGCGGGCGCTCGACATCTGTATGCCGGCCGTCGTGGTCGTGGCGATGACGAACAACATCGGCAGGATAGTTAGCGGCGCATATCGCCGGCGGCCGTTATTGATCAACCAGGTAGTCACTACGGCCAGCGCAATGACCGCGAGCATCTGATTGGCGATGCCGAACATCGGCCAAATCGTGTCGATCGAACCGCTCGCGATCAGGAGACCCCAACTGGCGGTGACGACAGCGGTCGAAAGGATCGCGCCCGGGAGCCAATCGGTGCGGTCGAACGGTTTATACATTTTGCCGAGGGCCTCTTGCAGCAAGAATCGGGCGATTCGCGTGCCGGCGTCGATCGTCGTCAGAATGAACAGCGCTTCGAACATGATCGCAAAGTGATACCAATACTTGATGACGGATGCGGCATTGAAGCGGCCCCCGGTCACGCGATCGGTCGCATCGTTCAAGATCTTCGACATGCCGACGGCCAGCGTCACAGCGCCGCCGGTCCGGCCGCGGAGCGATTCGCCGCCGACCTGCTGCTCGATTTCGGCAAGCGTGTCGGTGTCGGCGTGCATCTTTTTCAGGTTGTCGGCTTGCTTGGCGACCTGATCGAGGCCGACGTTGAGCGCATAGTAATTGCCCTGCGGCAGGGTTGCGGCGGCGATGAGCGCGACAACCCCGACCAGACCTTCGATCAGCATCGCCCCATATCCGATCATGCGGATATGACTTTCGCGCGAGATCATCTTTGGCGTCGTTCCGGAAGAGACCAGCGAATGAAAACCCGAAATCGCCCCGCACATGATGCAAATGAAGCAGAAGGGGAAAATCGGCCCGTCGAATGTCGGTCCGCCTCCGCCAGCATAAACCGCATTGATCGGCGGGGCTTCGAGCTTTGGATTGGCGATGATCACGGCCCCGACCAACAGCGCTACCGTGCCGATCTTCAGAAAGCTTGATAAATAATCCCGCGGCGCAAGCAACAGCCAAACCGGCAGCACTGAGGCAATAAACCCGTAGAGACAGATCGCCCAGATTGTCCCGCTGCGTGAGAATTGGAAATATGGCTCCAGCGGCGAGCCGGGGACCAGGCTGCCAACGACTGTGACGGCCAGAGTCGCGGCCGCGCCGATCAGCGACGCCTCGAAGATCCGCCCCTTCCGGACGCGATACATATACAGTCCGACGAACAACGCAATCGGAATCGTGCAGGCGATCGTAAATGTGCCCCACGAACTGCCGCGGACTTGCTGCTTGACGCCGTCGGGAAGCACCAATTTGGTCCCGGCGTCGACAATTGGCACCCATGTTTCGGCGGCGCCTTGGGTTGTATTTACTGAAGTCGGACCGCTTGGTGGCGTCTCAAACGGAAGTGCCGAATTGAAAAAATCGCCGATAATCGTGAAGGATTCGCTGCGAACGACTTCGCTTCCGTTGGGATAGACGATACGGGTATTGGGTGGAACGACGATCGTGTCTCGTCCGTGCTGCGTTGAAAACGAGACCTGTCCTTGCTCGCGAAATTCGAGCAATGTCGCTTTGGCCAGCGCAACTTCTTCGCCACCAAGCGCCTTCACGACCACGATCCCAAGCCCGGCTAGCGCGATCACTACAACAAACAAAATCGTGATCGACGCCGTGACGCCGGCGACCGGCCCAATCTCGGCCCGCGCGATCTCGGCCAGCGAGCGCCCGCCGTGGCGAACACTGGCGGCCAGCACGAGCATGTCTTGCACCGCACCGGCCAGGCAAACGCCGACGACAATCCAGATCAGTCCCGGCAAGTAGCCGAACTGCATCGCCAGCACGGGCCCAATCAGCGGCCCAGCCCCGGAAATCGCCGCGAAATGATGCCCGAACAGGACCCATTTATGAGTCGGATGGTAGTTCTGCCCATCGTTCAGCAAAATGGCCGGCGTCGTCCGCGAATCGTCGAGCACCGCCACCTTGGCCGCCAAAAACGCGCTGTAGTAGCGATACGCGATCGCCAGACAGGCCAGCACCAGCAAGATCACGGGCATCGCGGACATGACGGGAAATCGGAGGTCAGAGGTC encodes the following:
- a CDS encoding carbon starvation protein A, encoding MSAMPVILLVLACLAIAYRYYSAFLAAKVAVLDDSRTTPAILLNDGQNYHPTHKWVLFGHHFAAISGAGPLIGPVLAMQFGYLPGLIWIVVGVCLAGAVQDMLVLAASVRHGGRSLAEIARAEIGPVAGVTASITILFVVVIALAGLGIVVVKALGGEEVALAKATLLEFREQGQVSFSTQHGRDTIVVPPNTRIVYPNGSEVVRSESFTIIGDFFNSALPFETPPSGPTSVNTTQGAAETWVPIVDAGTKLVLPDGVKQQVRGSSWGTFTIACTIPIALFVGLYMYRVRKGRIFEASLIGAAATLAVTVVGSLVPGSPLEPYFQFSRSGTIWAICLYGFIASVLPVWLLLAPRDYLSSFLKIGTVALLVGAVIIANPKLEAPPINAVYAGGGGPTFDGPIFPFCFICIMCGAISGFHSLVSSGTTPKMISRESHIRMIGYGAMLIEGLVGVVALIAAATLPQGNYYALNVGLDQVAKQADNLKKMHADTDTLAEIEQQVGGESLRGRTGGAVTLAVGMSKILNDATDRVTGGRFNAASVIKYWYHFAIMFEALFILTTIDAGTRIARFLLQEALGKMYKPFDRTDWLPGAILSTAVVTASWGLLIASGSIDTIWPMFGIANQMLAVIALAVVTTWLINNGRRRYAPLTILPMLFVIATTTTAGIQMSSARFLHDIIAGLGSDHQNLSQALRGGLNLFFTLFMIGAVMLILGEAIMRWLRPRDLKPTTSDPKPQI